One part of the Denticeps clupeoides chromosome 8, fDenClu1.1, whole genome shotgun sequence genome encodes these proteins:
- the prom2 gene encoding prominin-2 isoform X1: MDRLRCRVPLGPLLGCFLLLLGPCRASCPRWSMGNVTEPQYEHIPGLESGLSFMSGIVQSFLGLVQPNPFPKDLIMSIVKNHTFSRKDINEVLQYEAGFLVCVAIGILYLLLMPLVGICFACCRCCGNCGGHMYQEQTKRMDCQRRLLYCFMFLITFIMLAGNVCMFLSSQSTTTTLQQAPDNTFTIMNNVQKYLKSLPEQVQSVENESFFTIDMVKSNLGNISFLLGSMIQRDVKGPLMPALDSVRNMSQVVKNTSDELSSLNVSLVTLQSQLTILQYNLTSVRIRINGTLSNPKCLYCNRYLAALDTMPQNMGFNVPNIYDIQSAVDIAQKADLDSKVKMGEDFINNIPQVVENKTESTVQSAQTKLQDVRKQINKMNVSFSMLDNVFQGFNNAKDFVNKTTPVVKSAEMYSWIVGVILCCLVLLVVICNIMGLLLGPWGLMPNAKPTERSCAANCGGNFLMAGVGFSFIFSWIFMLLVLILFLVGGNSYTMICKPWKSQEIYEIIDQSDLNFSTLLGFKGQLSLQQIYRDCQQNQPLWPTLHLEDAVDLNAYLNISKYADEIWSSFDKTNITIPTITLMTSETAVQLKNITNIIGQLDLQQTDYFSNLSANLTNMADQLQNLSNVQPDSSIKYELAQEAQDLRNIISMANNITSNLIILKHIKAIVSNMNVTVEDVLTKVAAAQIFLNHNLTDLVKRDSRIYVGCQIEIFKIFADWANMTITQQIGRCGPVAEALNSVEVIVCSKFIGSLNGFWFSLGWCTIFLIPSIILSVKLAKFYRRMKYSDFYESSIPMFQLPRPTVKPS; this comes from the exons ATGGACAGGCTGAGGTGCAGGGTGCCATTGGGACCTTTGTTAGGGTGCTTCCTTCTCCTCCTGGGACCGTGCCGGGCGTCCTGCCCCAGATGGTCCATGGGCAATGTTACGGAGCCCCAGTATGAGCACATTCCCGGCCTGGAATCAGGCTTGAGCTTCATGTCGGGAATTGTGCAGTCTTTCCTGGGTCTGGTTCAGCCCAATCCTTTTCCCAAAG ATTTGATTATGTCAATTGTCAAGAACCACACGTTCTCCAGAAAAGACATAAATGAG GTGCTGCAATACGAGGCTGGTTTTCTCGTTTGCGTGGCCATCGGGATCCTTTACCTTCTTCTCATGCCCCTGGTGGGCATCTGCTTCGCCTGCTGTCGCTGCTGTGGGAACTGCGGTGGGCACATGTATCAAGAACAGACAAAGCGAATGGACTGCCAGCGAAGGCTCCTGTACTGCTTCATGTTCCTCATCACTTTCATTATGCT GGCTGGGAACGTATGCATGTTCTTGAGTAGCCAATCCACAACCACAACTCTGCAGCAGGCCCCAGACAACACCTTTACCATTATGAACAATGTTCAGAAATATCTGAAGTCTTTGCCAGAG CAAGTGCAGTCTGTGGAAAACGAGAGCTTCTTCACCATCGACATGGTTAAAAGCAACTTGGGCA ACATTAGCTTCTTGCTTGGCAGCATGATCCAGAGAGATGTGAAAGGCCCTTTAATGCCAGCGCTGGATTCTGTAAGGAACATGTCTCAAG TGGTGAAGAACACCAGTGACGAGCTGAGCAGCCTGAACGTTTCCCTCGTAACTCTCCAGTCGCAGCTGACCATCCTGCAGTATAACCTGACTTCCGTGAGGATCCGGATCAACGGGACCCTGAGTAATCCCAAGTGCCTCTACTGTAACCGTTACCTGGCTGCTTTGGATACCATGCCCCAGAACATGGGTTTTAAT GTGCCCAACATATATGACATCCAGTCGGCGGTAGACATTGCACAGAAGGCCGACTTGGACTCTAAAGTGAAAATG GGAGAGGACTTCATTAATAACATACCACAAGTGGTGGAAAATAAAACCGAGAGCACCGTTCAGA gtgctCAAACCAAGTTGCAGGATGTCcggaaacaaataaataaaatgaacgtCTCATTTAGTATGCTGGATAATGTATTCCAGGGATTCAATAATGCAAAAGATTTCGTAAATAAAACCACTCCTGTTGTGAAATCTGCAGAAATGTACAG CTGGATTGTGGGTGTAATTCTCTGCTGCTTGGTCCTTTTGGTGGTGATTTGTAATATTATGGGTCTGCTCCTGGGCCCATGGGGGCTGATGCCCAACGCCAAACCCACCGAGCGCTCCTGCGCCGCCAACTGTGGGGGAAACTTCCTGATGGC GGGCGTGGGTTTCAGCTTCATCTTCTCATGGATCTTCATGTTGCTGGTCCTCATTCTCTTCCTGGTTGGTGGCAATTCGTACACTATGATCTGTAAGCCGTGGAAGAGCCAAGAGATTTATGAG ATAATTGACCAATCCGATTTAAATTTCTCAACACTGCTGGGATTCAAGGGTCAGTTATCACTTCAGCAAATATACCG GGACTGCCAGCAGAACCAGCCTTTGTGGCCCACTCTTCACCTCGAGGATGCGGTTGACCTCAATGCATATCTCAATATCTCCAAA TATGCAGATGAGATCTGGAGTTCCTTTGACAAGACTAACATCACCATACCCACCATTACCCTTATGACCTCTGAAACTGCCGTCCAGTTGAAAAACATCACTAACATTATAGGACAACTGGACTTACAGCAG actgATTACTTCTCAAATCTCAGTGCAAACTTGACAAATATGGCAGATCAGTTGCAAAATTTATCAAATGTTCAA CCTGATTCATCCATTAAATATGAGCTGGCCCAGGAGGCTCAAGACCTGAGAAACATCATTTCTATGGCTAACAACATCACCTCTAATCTG ataatACTGAAACATATCAAAGCCATTGTTTCAAATATGAAT GTAACAGTTGAGGATGTTCTGACAAAAGTAGCAGCTGCTCAGATTTTCTTAAACCACAATTTAACTGATCTTGTGAAAAGA GACAGTAGGATTTATGTGGGCTGTCAAATAGAAATCTTCAAAATATTTGCTGACTGGGCCAATATGACG ATCACACAACAGATTGGCCGCTGTGGACCAGTAGCTGAGGCACTGAACTCAGTAGAAGTCATTGTGTGCTCGAAATTCATTGGGTCCCtc AATGGCTTCTGGTTCAGCCTTGGCTGGTGCACCATCTTCCTCATTCCCAGCATCATTCTGTCTGTTAAACTGGCAAAGTTCTACCGCAGGATGAAGTACTCCGACTTCTACGA GAGCTCCATTCCCATGTTCCAGTTACCACGGCCCACTGTCAAGCCCAGCTGA
- the prom2 gene encoding prominin-2 isoform X2: MDRLRCRVPLGPLLGCFLLLLGPCRASCPRWSMGNVTEPQYEHIPGLESGLSFMSGIVQSFLGLVQPNPFPKDLIMSIVKNHTFSRKDINEVLQYEAGFLVCVAIGILYLLLMPLVGICFACCRCCGNCGGHMYQEQTKRMDCQRRLLYCFMFLITFIMLAGNVCMFLSSQSTTTTLQQAPDNTFTIMNNVQKYLKSLPEQVQSVENESFFTIDMVKSNLGNISFLLGSMIQRDVKGPLMPALDSVRNMSQVVKNTSDELSSLNVSLVTLQSQLTILQYNLTSVRIRINGTLSNPKCLYCNRYLAALDTMPQNMGFNVPNIYDIQSAVDIAQKADLDSKVKMGEDFINNIPQVVENKTESTVQSAQTKLQDVRKQINKMNVSFSMLDNVFQGFNNAKDFVNKTTPVVKSAEMYSWIVGVILCCLVLLVVICNIMGLLLGPWGLMPNAKPTERSCAANCGGNFLMAGVGFSFIFSWIFMLLVLILFLVGGNSYTMICKPWKSQEIYEIIDQSDLNFSTLLGFKGQLSLQQIYRDCQQNQPLWPTLHLEDAVDLNAYLNISKYADEIWSSFDKTNITIPTITLMTSETAVQLKNITNIIGQLDLQQTDYFSNLSANLTNMADQLQNLSNVQPDSSIKYELAQEAQDLRNIISMANNITSNLIILKHIKAIVSNMNVTVEDVLTKVAAAQIFLNHNLTDLVKRDSRIYVGCQIEIFKIFADWANMTITQQIGRCGPVAEALNSVEVIVCSKFIGSLNGFWFSLGWCTIFLIPSIILSVKLAKFYRRMKYSDFYE, translated from the exons ATGGACAGGCTGAGGTGCAGGGTGCCATTGGGACCTTTGTTAGGGTGCTTCCTTCTCCTCCTGGGACCGTGCCGGGCGTCCTGCCCCAGATGGTCCATGGGCAATGTTACGGAGCCCCAGTATGAGCACATTCCCGGCCTGGAATCAGGCTTGAGCTTCATGTCGGGAATTGTGCAGTCTTTCCTGGGTCTGGTTCAGCCCAATCCTTTTCCCAAAG ATTTGATTATGTCAATTGTCAAGAACCACACGTTCTCCAGAAAAGACATAAATGAG GTGCTGCAATACGAGGCTGGTTTTCTCGTTTGCGTGGCCATCGGGATCCTTTACCTTCTTCTCATGCCCCTGGTGGGCATCTGCTTCGCCTGCTGTCGCTGCTGTGGGAACTGCGGTGGGCACATGTATCAAGAACAGACAAAGCGAATGGACTGCCAGCGAAGGCTCCTGTACTGCTTCATGTTCCTCATCACTTTCATTATGCT GGCTGGGAACGTATGCATGTTCTTGAGTAGCCAATCCACAACCACAACTCTGCAGCAGGCCCCAGACAACACCTTTACCATTATGAACAATGTTCAGAAATATCTGAAGTCTTTGCCAGAG CAAGTGCAGTCTGTGGAAAACGAGAGCTTCTTCACCATCGACATGGTTAAAAGCAACTTGGGCA ACATTAGCTTCTTGCTTGGCAGCATGATCCAGAGAGATGTGAAAGGCCCTTTAATGCCAGCGCTGGATTCTGTAAGGAACATGTCTCAAG TGGTGAAGAACACCAGTGACGAGCTGAGCAGCCTGAACGTTTCCCTCGTAACTCTCCAGTCGCAGCTGACCATCCTGCAGTATAACCTGACTTCCGTGAGGATCCGGATCAACGGGACCCTGAGTAATCCCAAGTGCCTCTACTGTAACCGTTACCTGGCTGCTTTGGATACCATGCCCCAGAACATGGGTTTTAAT GTGCCCAACATATATGACATCCAGTCGGCGGTAGACATTGCACAGAAGGCCGACTTGGACTCTAAAGTGAAAATG GGAGAGGACTTCATTAATAACATACCACAAGTGGTGGAAAATAAAACCGAGAGCACCGTTCAGA gtgctCAAACCAAGTTGCAGGATGTCcggaaacaaataaataaaatgaacgtCTCATTTAGTATGCTGGATAATGTATTCCAGGGATTCAATAATGCAAAAGATTTCGTAAATAAAACCACTCCTGTTGTGAAATCTGCAGAAATGTACAG CTGGATTGTGGGTGTAATTCTCTGCTGCTTGGTCCTTTTGGTGGTGATTTGTAATATTATGGGTCTGCTCCTGGGCCCATGGGGGCTGATGCCCAACGCCAAACCCACCGAGCGCTCCTGCGCCGCCAACTGTGGGGGAAACTTCCTGATGGC GGGCGTGGGTTTCAGCTTCATCTTCTCATGGATCTTCATGTTGCTGGTCCTCATTCTCTTCCTGGTTGGTGGCAATTCGTACACTATGATCTGTAAGCCGTGGAAGAGCCAAGAGATTTATGAG ATAATTGACCAATCCGATTTAAATTTCTCAACACTGCTGGGATTCAAGGGTCAGTTATCACTTCAGCAAATATACCG GGACTGCCAGCAGAACCAGCCTTTGTGGCCCACTCTTCACCTCGAGGATGCGGTTGACCTCAATGCATATCTCAATATCTCCAAA TATGCAGATGAGATCTGGAGTTCCTTTGACAAGACTAACATCACCATACCCACCATTACCCTTATGACCTCTGAAACTGCCGTCCAGTTGAAAAACATCACTAACATTATAGGACAACTGGACTTACAGCAG actgATTACTTCTCAAATCTCAGTGCAAACTTGACAAATATGGCAGATCAGTTGCAAAATTTATCAAATGTTCAA CCTGATTCATCCATTAAATATGAGCTGGCCCAGGAGGCTCAAGACCTGAGAAACATCATTTCTATGGCTAACAACATCACCTCTAATCTG ataatACTGAAACATATCAAAGCCATTGTTTCAAATATGAAT GTAACAGTTGAGGATGTTCTGACAAAAGTAGCAGCTGCTCAGATTTTCTTAAACCACAATTTAACTGATCTTGTGAAAAGA GACAGTAGGATTTATGTGGGCTGTCAAATAGAAATCTTCAAAATATTTGCTGACTGGGCCAATATGACG ATCACACAACAGATTGGCCGCTGTGGACCAGTAGCTGAGGCACTGAACTCAGTAGAAGTCATTGTGTGCTCGAAATTCATTGGGTCCCtc AATGGCTTCTGGTTCAGCCTTGGCTGGTGCACCATCTTCCTCATTCCCAGCATCATTCTGTCTGTTAAACTGGCAAAGTTCTACCGCAGGATGAAGTACTCCGACTTCTACGAGTGA
- the hps6 gene encoding Hermansky-Pudlak syndrome 6 protein: MTRLALDRVTDFGDFGRGAELRGLLKQAFSRSRSSDVRVSPDGRHVHVILRTPASSLQTFDRNPRAHPGPGQKGLDLAHPRSAPIVDLLYLDHAAPLLAVVCEDGRSEIWRFREPQSGWQLLQTLDLCNSPRARVVSACVCLNLVVWCEERPPSSESPSASGPPLRFCICSRSFELDRGGLGFGGVRIALHNSPRYRVVGSGENVYLLPEGRCPGTVSRFFLSWSPRRDSFAVNSACRGLLHRKSSPASRESDFRGLIAECVGVLSAAEPPGIRAWAPTGCGGLLLLLTTGWVCAMQKDGVLRRVYKLPDNCVAGPGAPTGLNVYRDVVALVVGQTLFLIDTKCGVELEKIALKKEGLLFVNCLESHTPHLLSDSGLFVVTPGGGGERVSPASVLAEAVFEEACKYYQQRSLSSTPLTVEKLKKGGMFQAPIALAAILGDYLSADPSKHAGGHDKLLRSLDGELKTLVAMESLRTSMVKASEKDLESLCQTLVQQEVGRLLCADVERDNLLYLNSIFQMFPAQAWQALRAVLQLRCNGDGSLSTHAPAEVWKSVLAPVQVAANFSHAPVTAPLPVFELLCSSVFQFQPGWLPRFLEAAQRQAGSVSATSSWSYGVKDTAESLPLYKRALAVLPDDGQHQDLEVELLLCSQRPNAVMQALRILMGLRQWARVTETAQRFCRQSPLLNKEIFAALLCEVSQHRDLDPYLDLLWALCPEDLTVTSILNMVLKNLPPSSAALDAGPFRPGSRQPTVGLLKPLLSRVLQRESRPSRRYADILQSPTFPPPAPPRQPAPGGTRAAD; encoded by the coding sequence ATGACCCGGCTGGCCCTCGACCGGGTCACCGACTTCGGCGACTTCGGCCGCGGCGCGGAGCTGCGCGGGCTGCTGAAGCAGGCCTTCTCCAGGAGCCGCTCGTCCGACGTCCGCGTCAGTCCCGACGGCCGCCACGTCCACGTCATCCTCCGCACGCCCGCCAGCAGCCTCCAGACGTTCGACAGGAACCCGAGGGCCCACCCCGGCCCGGGTCAGAAGGGCCTGGACCTGGCGCACCCCAGGAGCGCGCCCATCGTCGACCTGCTGTACCTGGACCACGCCGCGCCGCTGCTGGCCGTCGTCTGCGAAGACGGGAGGTCCGAGATCTGGAGGTTCCGGGAGCCCCAGTCGGGCTGGCAGCTGCTGCAGACCCTGGACCTGTGCAACAGCCCCCGGGCGCGGGTGGTGTCGGCCTGCGTGTGCCTGAACCTGGTGGTGTGGTGCGAGGAGCGGCCGCCCTCCTCGGAGAGCCCCTCGGCCTCCGGACCCCCGCTGCGGTTCTGCATCTGCAGCAGGAGCTTCGAGCTGGACCGGGGCGGGCTCGGATTCGGCGGCGTGAGGATCGCCCTGCACAACAGCCCGCGTTACAGGGTGGTCGGCTCCGGGGAGAACGTCTACCTGCTCCCAGAAGGCCGCTGTCCCGGGACCGTGTCCAGGTTCTTCCTCTCCTGGTCCCCGCGCCGCGACTCCTTCGCGGTCAACAGCGCCTGCCGGGGGCTTCTGCATCGCAAGAGCTCCCCCGCCAGCAGGGAGTCGGACTTCAGAGGGCTGATCGCGGAGTGTGTCGGGGTCCTGTCCGCCGCCGAGCCTCCCGGGATCCGCGCCTGGGCCCCCACCGGATGCGGggggctcctgctgctcctcaccACCGGCTGGGTGTGTGCGATGCAGAAGGACGGGGTCCTGAGGCGGGTTTACAAGCTGCCTGACAACTGCGTGGCCGGGCCCGGGGCCCCCACCGGCCTGAACGTCTACCGGGACGTGGTGGCCCTGGTGGTGGGACAGACGCTCTTCCTGATCGACACCAAGTGCGGCGTGGAGTTGGAGAAGATAGCCCTGAAGAAGGAGGGCCTCCTCTTCGTCAACTGCCTGGAGAGCCACACCCCGCACCTGCTGTCTGACTCGGGGCTGTTCGTGGTCAcgcccggcggcggcggcgagcgTGTCAGCCCGGCCAGCGTCCTGGCGGAGGCCGTGTTCGAGGAGGCGTGTAAGTACTACCAGCAGAGGAGCCTCAGCAGCACGCCGCTGACGGttgagaagctgaagaaggGGGGCATGTTCCAGGCCCCCATCGCCCTGGCAGCCATCCTCGGGGACTACCTCAGCGCCGACCCTTCAAAGCACGCCGGCGGCCATGACAAGCTGCTGCGCTCCCTGGACGGTGAGCTGAAGACATTAGTGGCGATGGAGAGCCTCAGAACGTCCATGGTGAAGGCCTCTGAGAAGGACTTGGAGAGCCTCTGCCAAACGTTGGTGCAGCAGGAGGTCGGCCGGCTGCTTTGTGCAGATGTGGAGCGAGACAACCTGCTCTACCTGAACAGCATCTTCCAGATGTTCCCGGCCCAGGCCTGGCAGGCGCTGCGGGCGGTCCTCCAGCTCCGGTGCAATGGGGACGGCTCGCTGTCCACCCACGCCCCCGCTGAAGTGTGGAAGAGCGTCCTCGCCCCCGTCCAGGTTGCGGCCAACTTCAGCCACGCCCCCGTCACCGCGCCGCTGCCCGTCTTCGAGCTCCTCTGCAGCTCCGTCTTCCAGTTCCAGCCCGGCTGGCTGCCCCGGTTCCTGGAAGCGGCGCAGCGGCAGGCCGGCTCCGTCTCCGCCACGTCCTCGTGGAGCTACGGGGTGAAGGACACCGCCGAGAGCCTCCCTCTCTACAAGCGGGCCCTGGCCGTGCTGCCGGACGACGGCCAGCACCAGGACCtggaggtggagctgctgctgtgcaGCCAGAGGCCCAACGCGGTGATGCAGGCGCTGCGCATCCTGATGGGCCTGCGGCAGTGGGCCAGGGTCACCGAGACGGCGCAGCGGTTCTGCCGGCAGAGCCCCCTGCTCAACAAGGAGATCTTCGCCGCCCTGCTGTGCGAGGTGTCCCAGCACCGGGACCTGGACCCTTACCTGGACCTGCTGTGGGCCCTCTGTCCGGAGGACCTCACCGTCACCAGCATCCTGAACATGGTGCTGAAGAACCTGCCGCCCTCCTCGGCCGCGCTGGACGCCGGTCCCTTCCGGCCCGGGAGCCGGCAGCCCACCGTCGGGCTCCTGAAGCCGCTGCTGAGCCGAGTCCTGCAGCGGGAGAGCCGGCCGAGCCGGAGGTACGCGGACATCCTGCAGTCGCCCACCTTCCCGCCCCCCGCGCCGCCACGGCAACCCGCTCCCGGCGGGACCCGCGCGGCCGACTGA
- the nsmce4a gene encoding non-structural maintenance of chromosomes element 4 homolog A: MSESRRRVNRELQADVGDQQNGMAGRSRVERGPEMAEDDDAGAGPSGVREDEDDNPSHRREIRSKYRDLINSVQQNREDMLNPANSKLTDVLEEANKLFVDVSQAREAVLDSQLLVLATDLGKEKANQLQAEGSLFDPAAYAEHLLSFMGFNRLEDEDDNDEELTGFLPSDSWQRLAKRASGCFRTAPSFHYMLGSFLSEPPQPKQRVERQRKAPSNEANRIMPLQLKKMEESHQEATEKEVERILGYLQGYFEKDPTLPISYYEFVIDATSFSRTVENIFHTSFLIRDGLARIYLNEEKIPCIAPVDGEGDAAMSASRQQCVISISPKSWREIIDAFQITGALIPAQNVLQQETQMEETRLLLSKDV, encoded by the exons ATGTCAGAGTCCAGGCGCCGGGTGAACAGagagctgcaggcagatgtcGGGGATCAGCAGAATGGAATGGCTGGCCGCAGCCGGGTGGAACGTGGGCCAGAGATGGCTGAGGACGATGACGCTGGGGCCGGCCCCTCTGGGGTCCGGGAGGACGAAGACGACAACCCGTCCCACAGGAGGGAAATCCGGAGCAAATACCGCGACCTCATCAACTCTGTACAGC AGAATCGAGAGGACATGTTGAATCCTGCCAACAGTAAACTCACTGATGTGTTAGAGGAGGCCAACAAACTTTTTGTCGATG TTAGCCAGGCTCGAGAGGCAGTTCTGGATTCTCAGCTTCTGGTGCTGGCCACGGACCTGGGAAAAGAGAAGGCCAATCAGCTGCAAGCAGAGGGCTCCTTGTTTGACCCTGCTGCTTATGCTGAGCACCTG CTGTCATTCATGGGGTTTAACCGGCTAGAAGACGAAGATGATAATGATGAGGAGTTAACAGGATTTCTCCCCAGTGATTCATGGCAGAGACTGGCCAAGAGGGCATCAGGTTGCTTCAGAACAGCCCCATCCTTCCATTACAT gctGGGTTCATTTCTCTCTGAGCCACCTCAGCCCAAGCAGCGTGTTGAGAGGCAGAGGAAAGCACCGAGCAACGAGGCCAATCGGATTATGCCCCTTCAG CTAAAGAAAATGGAAGAATCCCACCAGGAAGCAACTGAGAAAGAAGTGGAGCGGATTTTGGGATACTTGCAGGGCTATTTCGAAAAAGACC CAACGTTACCAATCTCATACTATGAATTTGTCATTGATGCCACTTCCTTCTCACGGACCGTTGAGAACATCTTCCACACATCATTTCTAATCAGG GATGGTCTTGCACGGATTTACTTGAATGAAGAGAAGATTCCATGCATTG CTCCTGTCGACGGAGAAGGGGATGCTGCCATGTCTGCCAGTCGTCAGCAGTGTGTGATATCAATAAGCCCTAAAAGCTGGCGG GAAATCATTGATGCCTTTCAAATAACAGGAGCATTGATTCCGGCGCAGAACGTCTTACAGCAGGAGACCCAAATGGAAGAAACTAGGCTTTTATTAAGCAAGGATGTTTAG